A stretch of Arthrobacter sunyaminii DNA encodes these proteins:
- a CDS encoding DUF3040 domain-containing protein — translation MALSEHEQRLLDQLEQQLHAEDPKFANSMATPATTGISTRRIVLGALVAIAGIGLLLGGVASDTPFSLVLGILGFLVMGAGVYYATTRGKRASQPNSPARKKERETSAPKNFMSNLENKWDERKRDQ, via the coding sequence ATGGCACTCTCGGAACACGAGCAGCGCTTGCTGGACCAGTTGGAGCAGCAATTACACGCCGAGGACCCCAAATTTGCCAATTCCATGGCAACCCCGGCAACCACGGGCATTTCAACCAGGCGGATTGTGCTTGGCGCGCTGGTTGCCATTGCGGGGATCGGGCTGCTGCTCGGAGGCGTCGCCTCTGATACGCCGTTCAGCCTCGTTTTGGGCATACTGGGCTTCCTGGTCATGGGTGCGGGGGTTTACTACGCGACGACGCGCGGCAAGCGGGCCTCGCAGCCAAACTCGCCGGCACGCAAGAAGGAGCGCGAGACGAGTGCGCCGAAGAACTTTATGAGCAATCTGGAAAACAAATGGGATGAGCGCAAGCGAGACCAGTAA
- the dinB gene encoding DNA polymerase IV, producing MSNGPSENRDCTIMHVDMDAFYVSVELLKRPELAGRPIIVGGLGGRSVVLSASYEARRYGVHSAMPMSQAFRLCPQAVILEPHHEDYRDVSGRLMAIFESITPLVEPLSVDEAFLDIAGAMRLLGPPRAIGELIRKRVASELGITASVGIASTKFVAKIASTRSKPDGLLLIPRDETVAYLHTLNVSALWGVGAKTRESLARVGISTVEDVARTPVSVLKRLLGATGEHVYELAWGRDPRTVTPVRREKSIGAEETFARDVSDDETLHTELLRLAHKTAVRLRAAGLQCRAVSLKLRYADFSTLTRTRTLREPVDSAQLIYEESRALLAALGPRRMSVRLIGLRTERLEPAEGAAVQLTLDGRDDNWRSAEDALDKINARFGELGVMPARLLDPARRGRSGRTSGRTGPPPEESS from the coding sequence GTGAGCAACGGCCCCAGCGAAAACCGCGACTGCACCATCATGCACGTGGACATGGATGCCTTCTACGTGTCGGTGGAACTGCTCAAGCGCCCCGAACTGGCCGGCCGTCCCATCATCGTGGGCGGACTGGGCGGCCGCTCTGTTGTGCTGTCCGCTTCCTATGAAGCGCGCCGCTACGGCGTGCACTCGGCCATGCCTATGTCCCAGGCCTTCCGGCTGTGTCCGCAGGCAGTCATCCTGGAGCCTCACCATGAGGATTACCGTGATGTATCGGGCCGCCTCATGGCCATCTTCGAATCCATCACGCCGCTGGTGGAACCGCTCAGCGTTGACGAGGCCTTTTTGGACATCGCCGGTGCCATGCGTCTGCTCGGTCCACCGCGGGCTATCGGAGAGCTGATCCGGAAGCGGGTGGCTTCGGAGCTCGGCATCACTGCCAGTGTTGGAATTGCTTCCACAAAGTTCGTGGCGAAGATTGCCTCCACCCGCTCCAAGCCGGACGGGCTGCTGCTGATTCCCCGGGATGAAACAGTGGCCTATCTCCACACCCTGAACGTCTCGGCTTTGTGGGGTGTCGGGGCAAAAACACGGGAATCGCTGGCACGGGTGGGTATTTCCACCGTGGAGGATGTGGCCCGCACACCTGTCAGTGTTCTTAAGCGCCTGCTCGGAGCCACCGGAGAGCATGTGTACGAGCTGGCCTGGGGGAGAGATCCCCGTACGGTCACTCCGGTGCGCCGGGAGAAGAGCATTGGAGCGGAAGAGACTTTCGCGCGGGACGTGTCCGACGATGAGACGCTGCATACGGAACTGCTGCGCCTGGCACACAAGACGGCAGTACGGTTGCGGGCGGCCGGGCTGCAGTGCCGCGCAGTGTCCCTCAAACTGCGCTATGCGGATTTTTCCACGCTGACCAGGACCCGGACCCTCCGGGAACCGGTGGACAGTGCTCAGTTAATCTATGAAGAGTCGCGGGCACTGCTGGCCGCTTTGGGTCCGCGCCGAATGAGCGTGCGCCTGATAGGCCTGAGGACCGAACGGCTGGAGCCGGCTGAAGGCGCGGCGGTTCAGCTGACACTGGACGGCCGCGACGACAACTGGCGGTCCGCAGAAGACGCGCTGGACAAAATTAATGCCCGGTTCGGCGAACTTGGCGTCATGCCTGCCCGGCTTTTGGATCCCGCGCGCCGGGGACGTTCCGGCCGGACTTCGGGCCGGACGGGCCCGCCGCCGGAGGAAAGCAGCTAA
- the rsmH gene encoding 16S rRNA (cytosine(1402)-N(4))-methyltransferase RsmH gives MSEERPTEERHVPVLRDRCINLLAPAIEKAVADHGSAVVVDATLGMGGHTEAMLARFPQLHVIGIDRDQQALALAGARLAPFEDRIDLVHAVYDEIADVVRDLGFTGIDGALFDLGVSSLQLDERDRGFAYSYDAPLDMRMDTSRGRTAADIVNSYSEADLVSIIRKWGEEKFAGRIASAIVSTRAGKPFTTTGELVDAIRTVVPAGAARTGGHPAKRTFQALRIEVNEELDVLERAIPASLSVLNLGGRVVVMSYHSLEDKIVKGVFAAGARSSAPKGFPVELEQHKAQLLRLTKGTEVPTDEEIAENPRAASAKLRAVERIRIATDGADS, from the coding sequence ATGAGCGAAGAACGCCCTACCGAGGAACGGCATGTTCCGGTGCTGCGTGACCGCTGCATTAATTTGCTGGCGCCTGCCATCGAAAAAGCCGTGGCGGACCACGGCAGCGCCGTGGTGGTGGACGCAACCCTGGGTATGGGCGGACACACCGAAGCCATGCTGGCACGCTTCCCGCAGCTGCATGTGATCGGCATTGACCGGGACCAGCAGGCACTGGCGCTGGCCGGAGCGCGCCTGGCGCCCTTCGAAGACCGCATCGATCTGGTGCACGCCGTGTACGACGAAATCGCCGACGTCGTCCGCGATTTGGGTTTTACCGGAATCGACGGAGCGCTCTTCGACCTCGGAGTGTCCTCACTTCAGCTCGATGAACGGGACAGGGGATTCGCCTACTCCTACGACGCACCGCTGGACATGCGGATGGACACCAGCCGCGGGCGCACCGCGGCTGACATCGTTAACAGCTACAGCGAAGCGGATCTGGTTTCCATCATCCGCAAGTGGGGTGAGGAAAAATTCGCCGGCCGCATTGCCTCGGCGATCGTTTCCACGCGCGCCGGCAAGCCCTTCACCACCACGGGGGAATTGGTCGATGCCATCCGTACCGTGGTGCCTGCCGGTGCGGCACGCACCGGGGGACATCCCGCAAAGCGGACCTTCCAGGCGCTGCGGATCGAGGTCAACGAAGAGCTGGACGTCCTGGAACGTGCCATTCCCGCTTCGCTCTCGGTCCTGAACCTCGGGGGCCGGGTGGTGGTCATGTCCTACCACTCGCTGGAAGACAAGATCGTGAAAGGTGTCTTCGCGGCCGGTGCCCGGTCCTCCGCACCCAAGGGATTCCCGGTGGAACTGGAACAGCACAAGGCGCAGCTGTTGCGGCTGACCAAGGGGACTGAAGTTCCCACCGACGAAGAAATTGCCGAAAATCCCCGTGCTGCCTCCGCGAAGCTGCGGGCCGTGGAACGGATTCGCATCGCTACCGACGGGGCAGATTCATGA
- the mraZ gene encoding division/cell wall cluster transcriptional repressor MraZ: MFLGTHSPRLDEKGRLILPAKFREELAGGLVLTRGQERCIYVFSQKEFERVHEQMREAPLSSRQARDYIRVFLSGASDEVPDKQGRITIPPALRAYAGLGRELAVIGAGTRAEIWDATAWQTYLEEQETAFSETDEDTIPGIF, encoded by the coding sequence ATGTTCCTCGGGACACATTCACCTCGCCTGGACGAGAAAGGGCGGCTCATTCTGCCGGCAAAATTCCGCGAGGAACTGGCCGGCGGACTGGTCCTTACCAGGGGGCAGGAACGCTGCATCTACGTTTTTAGCCAGAAAGAGTTTGAACGGGTGCATGAGCAGATGAGGGAAGCTCCGCTTTCCTCACGCCAGGCACGTGACTACATTCGGGTCTTCCTCTCGGGAGCCTCAGATGAAGTCCCGGACAAGCAGGGCCGGATTACCATTCCGCCGGCACTGCGGGCCTACGCCGGACTCGGCCGCGAATTGGCCGTGATCGGAGCAGGGACCAGGGCGGAAATCTGGGACGCCACAGCGTGGCAGACCTATCTGGAAGAGCAGGAAACGGCGTTCTCGGAAACCGACGAGGACACCATCCCCGGAATCTTCTAG